One window of the Zea mays cultivar B73 chromosome 3, Zm-B73-REFERENCE-NAM-5.0, whole genome shotgun sequence genome contains the following:
- the LOC109945269 gene encoding LOB domain-containing protein 13-like — MPPPEFALPMPMLAPPPPPPPPSQFPMGFQTPPASVAAPGDGSGQDDTTNSWVNTIFNTQSPAGGGGYSNHPDDGYD; from the exons ATGCCGCCTCCGGAgtttgcactgccaatgccaatgttggcgcctccacctccgcctccgcctccgtcacaattccctatg ggatttcagacaccacccgcttcagttgccgcacctggagatgggtctggtcaggACGACACAACAAATTCGTGGGTGAACACCAttttcaacacgcagagtccagccggaggaggtggctaCTCGAACCATCCAGACGATGGATATGATTGA